A DNA window from Sphingomonas changnyeongensis contains the following coding sequences:
- a CDS encoding helix-turn-helix domain-containing protein produces MRVNEAARVIGVGRTKLYALTATGDVEAVKLGKSTRIVTASLHRLIMRQREPE; encoded by the coding sequence ATGAGGGTCAACGAGGCCGCACGCGTGATCGGCGTCGGGCGAACCAAGCTGTATGCGCTGACCGCTACCGGTGATGTCGAAGCGGTAAAGCTCGGCAAATCGACACGCATAGTTACCGCCAGCCTTCACCGCCTGATTATGCGGCAGCGCGAACCGGAATAG
- a CDS encoding restriction endonuclease subunit S: MQTGDPVEGGVPCVRVVDIASRDLKRDSMITTSHEISAAYSRTVLKTGDLMIALRGIIGQTAQATRELEGCNLTRGIARISPKAGTVTSDFLLQSLNGPEFKSLINRQANGSALQEISIATLRKAPVLLPPISEQKRIAETLQTWDRAIDTVEALIANARAQKQALMQQLLSGKRRLPGFSEPWAWAAFADVFDRVKTKNAEGNTNVLTISAQHGLISQVEYFNKSVASDDVRGYTLLQRGDFAYNKSYSDGYPMGAIKPLDRYDSGIVSSLYICFRLTRRGCDHDFFRHYFEAGLFNREIAAIAQEGARNHGLLNVSVVEFFETSLHIPQPDEQAAIAKVINAAEAEEQSYQAQLTALRQEKAALMQQLLTGKRRVKLPESEVA; the protein is encoded by the coding sequence GTGCAGACGGGCGATCCAGTTGAAGGCGGCGTCCCGTGCGTGCGCGTGGTCGATATTGCCAGTCGTGATCTCAAACGGGATTCGATGATCACTACTAGCCACGAAATTAGCGCTGCATACAGCCGAACAGTCTTGAAAACAGGCGATCTAATGATCGCACTACGAGGCATTATCGGCCAGACGGCACAAGCGACGCGGGAGCTTGAAGGATGCAACCTGACGAGGGGCATCGCGAGAATCTCTCCCAAGGCAGGTACTGTCACTTCAGATTTCCTTCTCCAATCCCTGAATGGCCCTGAGTTCAAGAGTTTGATCAATCGGCAGGCCAACGGATCGGCACTTCAGGAGATTTCCATCGCGACGCTGCGAAAAGCGCCGGTCTTGCTGCCACCAATTTCGGAACAAAAACGCATTGCCGAAACGTTGCAAACCTGGGACCGGGCCATCGACACGGTCGAGGCGCTGATCGCCAACGCCCGCGCGCAAAAGCAGGCTCTGATGCAGCAGCTTCTGAGTGGCAAAAGACGCTTGCCCGGCTTCTCCGAGCCGTGGGCATGGGCTGCCTTCGCGGATGTGTTCGACCGGGTGAAAACCAAGAACGCCGAAGGCAATACGAACGTGCTCACCATCTCGGCCCAGCATGGCCTCATCAGCCAGGTGGAGTACTTCAACAAGAGCGTCGCGAGCGATGATGTCCGGGGCTACACGCTGCTCCAGCGCGGCGACTTCGCCTACAACAAAAGCTATTCCGACGGCTATCCGATGGGCGCGATCAAGCCGCTCGACCGCTACGACAGCGGCATCGTTTCCAGCCTCTATATCTGCTTTCGTCTGACCCGGCGTGGTTGCGATCACGATTTCTTCCGGCACTATTTCGAAGCAGGCCTCTTCAACCGCGAGATCGCGGCAATCGCGCAGGAAGGCGCGCGCAACCATGGCTTGCTCAACGTCAGCGTCGTAGAGTTCTTCGAGACCTCGCTCCACATCCCGCAGCCGGACGAGCAAGCCGCCATCGCGAAAGTCATCAACGCAGCAGAGGCCGAAGAGCAATCCTACCAAGCCCAACTCACCGCCCTCCGCCAGGAAAAGGCCGCGCTGATGCAGCAACTGCTCACCGGCAAACGGCGGGTCAAACTCCCGGAAAGCGAGGTGGCCTGA
- a CDS encoding virulence RhuM family protein: MAGEIIQYQTEDGVTVIRLQASDGSVWLSQAEMAELFQTTKQSISLHVRNILEEGELEEAATVKENLTVQTEGKRKVSRQILLYNLQMILAVGFRVRSLRGMQFRRWASEALSEYLVKGFVMDDARLKEPDNDYFEELLARIRDIRASEKLFYKKVLDIYATAVDYDPRAEASQQFFQTVQNKMHHAAHGQTAAETKLARADAAKPMMGLTSWPGEKRGRLPTKQDAQIAKNYLQDEEMETLNRITVAFLEFAEAMAKNRKPMHMADWIAKLDDFLKLGDHPLLDGAGRVTAKQAQRHVDAEYDRWHSRAINAPSAVEQHFIEATAKVKKLAADKPVKGKSGAK; the protein is encoded by the coding sequence ATGGCGGGCGAGATCATCCAGTACCAGACGGAAGACGGTGTCACCGTCATCCGCCTTCAGGCGAGCGACGGCAGCGTTTGGCTGAGCCAGGCCGAAATGGCCGAGCTGTTCCAGACCACAAAGCAGAGCATCAGCCTTCACGTCCGGAACATTCTGGAGGAGGGCGAGCTGGAGGAAGCGGCAACTGTCAAAGAAAACTTGACAGTTCAAACCGAAGGGAAACGCAAGGTTTCCCGCCAGATTTTGCTGTACAACCTGCAAATGATCCTCGCGGTGGGCTTCCGCGTGCGGTCGCTGCGGGGCATGCAGTTCCGGCGCTGGGCTTCGGAGGCGCTGAGCGAATATCTGGTCAAGGGCTTCGTCATGGACGACGCCCGGCTGAAGGAGCCGGACAACGACTATTTCGAAGAGCTGCTCGCCCGCATCCGCGATATCCGCGCGTCGGAAAAGCTGTTCTACAAGAAGGTGCTCGATATCTACGCCACCGCCGTGGACTATGACCCCAGGGCAGAGGCGAGCCAGCAGTTCTTCCAGACGGTGCAGAACAAGATGCACCATGCCGCCCACGGCCAGACGGCGGCGGAAACCAAGCTGGCGCGGGCTGATGCCGCCAAACCGATGATGGGGCTGACCAGCTGGCCCGGCGAGAAGCGGGGGCGCCTGCCCACCAAGCAGGACGCGCAGATTGCCAAGAATTATCTGCAGGATGAGGAGATGGAGACGCTGAACCGCATCACCGTCGCCTTCCTGGAATTTGCCGAGGCGATGGCGAAGAACCGCAAGCCGATGCATATGGCCGACTGGATCGCCAAGCTGGACGACTTCCTCAAGCTGGGCGATCACCCGCTGCTCGATGGCGCAGGCCGGGTTACCGCCAAACAGGCGCAGCGCCATGTCGATGCCGAATATGACCGCTGGCACAGCCGCGCGATCAATGCGCCGAGCGCGGTCGAGCAGCATTTCATCGAGGCCACCGCCAAGGTGAAGAAGCTCGCCGCTGACAAGCCCGTCAAGGGCAAGAGCGGTGCGAAATGA
- a CDS encoding helix-turn-helix transcriptional regulator, with translation MQPILPLIRPPYRLDGIPIEEFVAERERNALLGNMSRIAFSRALLTKDDISKLPPQHLSDHRVVLPPVRFPSGASYDVMLSLTVERLQKMVDTTASRGALDLITSALNLDPIADARHLLDLRERSKQTFDFCIRGNFSRLRDLIAWLRRKRQWDNQTSAIVARMLLYHCCLQLQIIAANFTALSRSDDRLLPGAGELTKGQFDKNVSFLSKELARCLEHLKSGAENFEPHPDMKPLVELTSQIASNIQDQQGFIESAKRFFFESHPEEIDKLMKWALESAQTYDRRSFTTSVYDVTKKQALLFACTRLVGLQRHIAGQLADGKPKRGILWMKNFKILPPFKDSSVLKLAFAYENIFDWPGGATPVDIAAAWDDATANGDPVGLDTVVKEVRRPMKRNEPPFRRPVIKCRNDDKLVAAQRFDCLPDFLVARRKEPKSAPPLRSRRIGVTRGMRRNHHTAPARTAASDRSTPSARQSGLADNINSLLDEHVLRQAVAAVLTQMASERHGASRPETLLRLPEVMARTGLSRSTIYAKISAGTFPRQIPVSKTMVVWRESDICAWIADPH, from the coding sequence GTGCAACCAATTCTTCCGTTGATTCGTCCCCCATATCGACTCGATGGTATCCCGATCGAAGAGTTTGTCGCTGAACGGGAGCGCAATGCGCTGCTCGGCAATATGAGCCGCATCGCATTCTCACGAGCATTGCTGACGAAGGATGATATCAGCAAGCTCCCACCCCAGCACCTGTCGGATCATCGCGTTGTTTTGCCGCCAGTCAGGTTTCCCTCGGGCGCCAGCTATGACGTTATGCTCTCGCTTACGGTTGAACGTCTGCAGAAAATGGTTGACACGACCGCCAGCAGAGGCGCGCTCGATCTGATTACCTCCGCACTCAATCTCGACCCGATCGCGGATGCTCGGCATCTGCTTGATCTGCGCGAGAGGTCCAAGCAGACATTTGATTTCTGCATCAGGGGGAATTTCTCGCGGCTGCGTGACCTGATTGCGTGGCTTCGCAGGAAACGGCAATGGGACAATCAGACGAGTGCGATCGTCGCACGGATGTTGCTCTATCACTGCTGCCTGCAGCTGCAGATTATTGCCGCGAACTTCACGGCGCTGAGCCGCAGCGATGATCGGCTGCTTCCGGGTGCGGGCGAGCTGACCAAGGGGCAGTTCGACAAGAATGTGAGCTTCCTGAGCAAGGAGCTCGCCCGCTGCCTTGAACACCTCAAGTCCGGTGCTGAAAACTTTGAGCCGCATCCGGACATGAAGCCGCTCGTCGAATTGACAAGTCAGATCGCCAGCAACATCCAGGATCAGCAGGGTTTTATTGAAAGCGCTAAAAGATTCTTTTTCGAATCCCACCCTGAAGAGATTGACAAACTGATGAAATGGGCGCTCGAAAGCGCTCAAACATATGACCGCAGGAGTTTTACGACATCGGTTTACGATGTCACGAAGAAGCAGGCGTTGCTTTTTGCTTGCACCCGTCTCGTCGGGTTGCAGAGGCATATTGCGGGACAGCTTGCAGACGGGAAACCCAAGCGTGGCATTCTGTGGATGAAGAATTTCAAGATCCTGCCACCGTTCAAGGACTCGAGTGTCTTGAAGCTGGCCTTTGCCTACGAGAACATCTTCGACTGGCCGGGCGGCGCCACGCCCGTCGATATCGCCGCTGCGTGGGACGATGCGACGGCAAATGGTGATCCGGTCGGGCTGGACACGGTGGTCAAGGAGGTGCGTCGGCCGATGAAGCGGAACGAGCCGCCTTTCCGCCGTCCGGTCATCAAGTGCCGCAATGATGATAAGCTGGTCGCCGCACAGCGGTTCGACTGTCTGCCCGACTTTCTTGTCGCGCGTCGGAAAGAGCCGAAAAGTGCGCCCCCCCTGCGAAGCCGAAGAATCGGGGTAACACGGGGTATGCGCCGAAATCATCACACCGCCCCAGCCAGGACCGCCGCTTCCGACCGATCGACTCCGTCGGCAAGGCAGTCAGGTCTGGCTGACAACATCAACAGCTTGCTTGACGAGCACGTCCTCCGGCAGGCGGTGGCAGCCGTCCTGACGCAGATGGCGTCCGAACGCCACGGGGCATCGCGTCCCGAGACCCTGCTGCGCCTGCCGGAAGTCATGGCCCGCACCGGGCTCAGCCGGTCGACGATCTACGCCAAGATCAGCGCGGGGACATTTCCGCGGCAGATCCCCGTGTCGAAGACCATGGTCGTGTGGCGGGAGAGCGATATCTGCGCCTGGATCGCTGATCCCCACTGA
- a CDS encoding DUF4917 family protein: MTFAQAIADSNQFSKRHLLLGNGFSIACRADIFHYGSLFAQADFSQVPEVVAVFEALGTQDFEAAIRALENAARILPAYVPHGAAAIAKMLEHATALKEILVETIAGNHPHIPPDIPDQKFWACRQFLSHFLASDGQVFTLNYDLLLYWTLMHDDMPFDEPIPLATNDGFGNDEDDPDADYVVWQGETGAHDARVHFLHGALHLFDSGAELKKYTWIRKGVPLVEQARAAIAADAYPLFVAEGTSAKKKAKIRHNAYLYQGFKQLTANVKQGRHCFFIFGHSLAENDDHILNRLARGRFPKLYVGIYGDPLAPDNQRIMARANALAAARHHKSPLEVAFYDAASANVWGRENDMARTQVRLDQEATRRSHTRRH, encoded by the coding sequence ATGACCTTCGCTCAGGCGATTGCCGACTCGAACCAGTTTTCAAAGCGGCACCTGCTACTTGGCAACGGCTTCAGCATCGCCTGCCGGGCCGATATATTCCACTATGGCTCTCTGTTCGCTCAAGCTGACTTCAGCCAGGTGCCGGAAGTCGTCGCCGTTTTTGAAGCCCTCGGGACCCAGGATTTCGAAGCGGCAATCCGTGCGTTGGAAAATGCCGCACGAATTCTGCCTGCCTATGTTCCACACGGAGCCGCCGCCATCGCCAAGATGCTTGAGCACGCGACTGCCCTGAAGGAAATCTTGGTCGAGACCATCGCAGGCAACCACCCGCACATCCCACCGGACATTCCCGATCAGAAGTTCTGGGCGTGTCGGCAGTTCCTGTCGCATTTCTTGGCGAGCGACGGACAGGTTTTCACGCTCAACTACGACCTGCTGCTCTACTGGACGCTGATGCATGACGACATGCCGTTCGATGAGCCGATCCCCTTGGCGACGAACGACGGCTTCGGAAATGATGAGGACGATCCGGACGCCGACTACGTTGTCTGGCAGGGCGAAACCGGCGCACATGATGCCAGAGTGCACTTCCTGCACGGCGCACTTCACCTCTTCGATTCTGGGGCCGAGCTGAAGAAATACACCTGGATCAGGAAAGGTGTTCCGCTGGTCGAACAGGCCCGTGCCGCGATTGCCGCCGATGCCTATCCGCTATTCGTTGCGGAAGGGACGAGCGCGAAGAAGAAGGCGAAAATCCGCCACAACGCCTATCTCTACCAAGGCTTCAAACAGCTGACAGCAAACGTGAAACAGGGAAGGCACTGCTTTTTCATCTTCGGCCACTCGCTCGCCGAGAACGACGACCATATCCTGAACCGATTGGCTCGCGGCAGATTTCCGAAGCTGTACGTTGGCATCTACGGCGATCCACTTGCGCCGGATAACCAGCGGATCATGGCAAGGGCAAACGCGTTGGCCGCTGCACGGCATCACAAATCACCGCTTGAGGTCGCCTTCTACGACGCAGCCTCTGCCAACGTCTGGGGGCGTGAGAATGATATGGCAAGAACGCAAGTCCGGTTGGACCAAGAAGCCACAAGACGCTCGCACACCCGGCGACATTGA
- a CDS encoding tyrosine-type recombinase/integrase, giving the protein MAAASPTTGRDALRSTIYNAVRSNETRFAVWNESDLDKAIWTIPGERMKARETHVVPLSPPAVALLRKRWDERTSDDGLVFSADGEKPISDMTMTKLLRNDGITGATVHGFRSSVTAWAAEKTDFPKEVADKALAHKLSNQVEAAYRRTDFFDKRRDLMARWAEFLDAGKAIASIDTAEAAGEPIPVRAAA; this is encoded by the coding sequence TTGGCAGCAGCTTCGCCTACGACCGGCAGAGATGCACTTCGCTCCACGATCTACAACGCTGTGCGCTCTAACGAGACGCGCTTCGCGGTTTGGAACGAATCCGACCTCGACAAGGCCATTTGGACAATCCCCGGCGAGCGCATGAAAGCGCGTGAAACCCATGTCGTGCCGCTGTCGCCGCCCGCCGTCGCGTTGCTGCGCAAGCGGTGGGATGAACGGACCAGCGATGACGGGTTGGTGTTTTCGGCAGACGGCGAAAAGCCGATCAGCGACATGACCATGACCAAATTGCTCCGCAACGACGGGATCACCGGAGCAACGGTTCACGGCTTCCGCTCTTCCGTCACAGCTTGGGCAGCGGAGAAGACGGATTTCCCGAAGGAGGTTGCCGACAAGGCATTGGCGCACAAGCTGAGCAATCAGGTCGAAGCCGCCTATCGGCGGACAGACTTTTTCGACAAGCGGCGCGATCTGATGGCGCGTTGGGCTGAGTTCCTTGACGCCGGAAAGGCTATTGCCAGCATCGACACAGCCGAGGCGGCAGGCGAACCTATTCCGGTTCGCGCTGCCGCATAA
- a CDS encoding restriction endonuclease subunit S: MKAVDANDSNWLARIATISAGYPFRGKVDELPDGEVAVIQMRNADPANGIDWPNLSRVALPRVSAKAFLADGDVILSTRGGRYTAYCLEGRQEQVVCSPHFFVIRTKRQAILPDFLAWQLNQKPAQDHFAAGATGSYILNLKREVVEQLPIVVPPLAEQQRIVELDAAAKAERATLTRLIENRTAEMAAIAKRLLAASSIRHEQRAS; the protein is encoded by the coding sequence ATGAAAGCCGTTGATGCAAATGATTCGAATTGGTTGGCCAGGATTGCCACGATCTCGGCGGGATACCCGTTTCGTGGCAAGGTTGACGAGCTGCCCGACGGTGAGGTTGCTGTCATCCAGATGCGCAACGCTGACCCTGCTAATGGCATTGACTGGCCCAACCTTTCGCGAGTGGCGCTACCTCGCGTCAGCGCAAAGGCGTTTCTCGCCGACGGGGACGTAATCCTTTCGACGCGAGGCGGGCGCTATACCGCGTACTGCCTGGAGGGACGGCAGGAACAGGTTGTTTGCTCTCCCCACTTCTTTGTCATTCGGACCAAGCGGCAAGCAATCCTGCCGGATTTCCTTGCCTGGCAGTTGAACCAGAAGCCAGCCCAGGACCACTTCGCTGCTGGTGCTACTGGCTCCTACATCCTGAATCTGAAGCGTGAAGTTGTCGAGCAGTTGCCGATAGTGGTTCCGCCGCTGGCCGAGCAGCAGCGCATTGTCGAACTGGACGCAGCAGCGAAGGCTGAACGCGCGACCCTTACTCGGCTTATTGAAAATAGAACGGCCGAAATGGCCGCCATTGCAAAACGTTTGCTGGCAGCTTCGTCAATCCGACACGAACAGAGAGCATCATGA
- a CDS encoding anti-phage deoxyguanosine triphosphatase: protein MIWQERKSGWTKKPQDARTPGDIDYARVIHSGSFRRLQGKTQILNLGDSDFYRTRLTHSLEVAQIAGGLGAQLRQSFPDHDAIKFIPERSMLQAIACTHDLGHPPFGHGGEVALNYCMREAGGFEGNGQTLRILSKLEKFSEADGADLCREALLGVLKYPVAFSDVANPAKAPRMLPETSGTPLLDREASKPPKCYMDTEKDVVEWLLQPLSGTDRETFQSFELKEGKHAKARHKSFACSIMDLADDISFGIHDMEDALALRLVDQDGFRRHVTPKKCEGLLDYLNSNYAGKYGNDVYSGLVERLFADGAERKHQINRILNFVITSVEIEDLAEFEEPRLRYRARLPELVARFVEAVKDFIREEVIFSPSVQHLEFKGQMMVISVFEVLKSDPKSFLPPDIYSKYKRSDDPLRDICDYVAGMTDTYLLRTYERLFAPRIGSVFDKL from the coding sequence ATGATATGGCAAGAACGCAAGTCCGGTTGGACCAAGAAGCCACAAGACGCTCGCACACCCGGCGACATTGATTACGCGCGCGTTATCCACTCCGGCTCATTTCGTCGCCTTCAGGGCAAGACCCAAATTCTGAATCTCGGCGATAGTGATTTTTACCGCACACGGCTGACTCACTCACTTGAAGTGGCGCAGATCGCTGGTGGTCTTGGTGCCCAACTTCGTCAAAGCTTCCCGGACCATGACGCTATCAAGTTCATACCCGAACGTAGCATGCTGCAAGCGATCGCCTGCACCCACGATCTTGGGCATCCACCATTTGGTCATGGAGGAGAGGTCGCGCTTAACTACTGCATGCGTGAAGCCGGTGGCTTTGAAGGCAATGGGCAGACACTCCGCATCCTCTCGAAGCTGGAGAAGTTCTCTGAAGCAGATGGTGCCGATCTCTGCCGTGAGGCCCTGCTTGGTGTGCTGAAGTATCCGGTCGCATTTAGTGATGTCGCCAATCCGGCCAAGGCTCCACGAATGCTGCCCGAAACCAGCGGTACCCCGCTGCTGGATCGCGAGGCTTCAAAGCCGCCAAAGTGCTACATGGATACCGAAAAAGATGTGGTTGAATGGCTGCTTCAACCTCTCTCAGGGACTGACAGAGAGACGTTTCAGTCTTTCGAATTGAAGGAGGGCAAGCATGCCAAGGCCCGACACAAATCCTTTGCTTGCAGCATTATGGACCTTGCCGACGATATCAGCTTCGGCATCCATGACATGGAAGACGCCTTGGCGCTTCGCCTCGTCGACCAAGATGGGTTTCGGCGGCACGTCACTCCAAAGAAGTGCGAGGGACTGCTGGATTATCTGAACAGCAACTATGCCGGGAAGTACGGCAACGATGTATACAGTGGATTGGTTGAACGACTTTTCGCGGACGGCGCCGAGCGGAAACATCAGATCAATCGAATTCTGAATTTCGTTATCACCAGCGTTGAGATTGAAGATTTAGCTGAGTTCGAGGAACCGCGTCTGCGATATCGCGCTCGACTGCCAGAGCTGGTGGCGCGGTTTGTCGAGGCAGTGAAGGATTTCATTCGCGAGGAAGTTATCTTTAGCCCGAGTGTCCAGCATCTGGAATTCAAGGGTCAGATGATGGTCATTTCTGTATTCGAGGTCCTGAAGTCTGATCCAAAAAGCTTCCTTCCACCCGATATCTACAGCAAATATAAGCGAAGCGACGATCCTTTGCGGGACATTTGCGACTACGTCGCCGGGATGACGGACACCTACCTTCTGAGGACATATGAACGGCTATTCGCACCCCGGATCGGTTCGGTGTTCGACAAGCTCTGA
- a CDS encoding type I restriction-modification system subunit M has translation MNDQIKQDEVNKAVWAACDTFRGTVSADVYKDYVLTMLFLKYLSDVWQDHYDEYKKQYGDTPELIAELMTNERFVLPESANFTTLYKARHEPGNGERIDKALHAIEEANVGKLRDVFQDISFNSNKLGEEKQKNDILRHLLEDFSRPELNMRPSRIGNLDVIGNAYEFLIKNFAADAGRKAGEFYTPPEVSELMAEIMDMAEGEEACDPTCGSGSLLMKCGRRVQAKFGGSKRYALYGQESIGSTWALAKMNMFLHGEDNHRIEWGDTIRNPKLLDADDRLKHFDVVVANPPFSLDKWGIDTAENDRFGRFRRGLPPKTKGDYAFILHMIETMKPRTGRMAVVAPHGVLFRGSSEGTIRRKLIEENLLEAVIGLPEKLFYGTGIPACVLIFRKTKTDDKVLFIDASREFKAGKNQNQLDANHLAKIVETYRKRESVDKYAYLATPDELAENDYNLNIPRYVDTFEDEEEIDLVAVRAERLKLKAELAALEVKMDGYLKELGY, from the coding sequence ATGAACGACCAGATCAAACAGGACGAAGTGAACAAGGCTGTTTGGGCTGCCTGCGACACCTTCCGCGGGACGGTCTCGGCTGACGTCTACAAGGACTATGTCCTCACCATGCTGTTCCTCAAGTACCTGTCGGACGTGTGGCAGGACCACTACGACGAATACAAGAAGCAGTATGGTGACACGCCCGAGCTGATTGCGGAGCTGATGACGAACGAACGCTTCGTCCTGCCGGAATCCGCCAACTTCACCACGCTATACAAGGCGCGGCACGAGCCGGGAAACGGTGAGCGGATCGACAAGGCGCTCCACGCCATTGAAGAGGCGAACGTCGGTAAGTTGCGCGACGTGTTCCAGGACATCAGCTTCAACTCCAACAAGCTGGGTGAGGAGAAGCAGAAGAACGACATTCTGCGCCACCTGCTGGAAGACTTCTCGCGTCCCGAGTTGAACATGCGCCCGTCGCGCATCGGCAATCTCGACGTGATCGGCAACGCCTACGAATTCCTTATCAAGAACTTCGCTGCCGATGCAGGCCGCAAGGCGGGCGAATTCTATACGCCGCCGGAAGTCTCCGAGCTGATGGCCGAGATCATGGACATGGCCGAAGGCGAGGAAGCCTGTGACCCCACCTGCGGTTCCGGCTCGCTTCTCATGAAGTGCGGACGCCGCGTGCAGGCCAAGTTCGGCGGATCGAAGCGCTATGCACTATATGGGCAGGAGTCGATCGGCAGCACCTGGGCCCTCGCCAAGATGAACATGTTCCTCCACGGCGAGGACAACCACCGCATCGAATGGGGCGACACCATCCGCAACCCCAAGCTGCTGGATGCCGATGATCGGCTGAAGCACTTTGACGTGGTCGTCGCCAACCCGCCCTTCAGCTTGGACAAGTGGGGCATCGACACGGCGGAGAACGACCGGTTCGGGCGCTTCCGTCGCGGACTGCCGCCCAAGACCAAGGGTGACTATGCGTTCATCCTCCACATGATCGAGACGATGAAGCCGAGGACCGGGCGCATGGCCGTGGTCGCGCCGCACGGCGTGCTGTTCCGGGGATCGAGCGAGGGCACGATCCGGCGGAAGCTGATCGAGGAAAACCTGCTCGAAGCCGTGATCGGCCTGCCGGAAAAGCTGTTTTACGGCACCGGCATCCCGGCTTGCGTCCTCATCTTCCGCAAGACCAAGACGGACGACAAGGTGTTGTTCATCGATGCCAGCCGCGAGTTCAAAGCGGGCAAGAACCAGAACCAGCTTGATGCAAACCATCTGGCGAAGATCGTCGAAACCTATCGCAAACGCGAGAGCGTCGATAAATACGCCTATCTCGCCACGCCCGATGAACTGGCCGAGAACGACTACAACCTCAACATCCCGCGCTATGTCGACACCTTCGAGGACGAGGAAGAAATCGACCTGGTCGCGGTCCGCGCCGAGCGGCTGAAGCTGAAGGCTGAACTTGCCGCGCTGGAGGTGAAGATGGACGGCTACCTGAAGGAGCTTGGCTACTGA
- a CDS encoding helix-turn-helix transcriptional regulator: MSGTDKIIRLKTVLARTGLSRSTMYRKIAEGTFPSQVKISIHGAGWRESAVNRWIDDPVSCRNEGAGQ; this comes from the coding sequence ATGTCCGGCACCGACAAAATCATCCGCCTAAAAACCGTTCTCGCCCGCACCGGGCTGTCCCGCTCCACCATGTATCGCAAGATCGCCGAGGGAACTTTTCCATCCCAAGTGAAGATCAGCATTCACGGCGCAGGCTGGCGAGAGTCTGCGGTCAACCGTTGGATCGACGATCCGGTCTCGTGTCGCAACGAAGGTGCAGGGCAGTGA